Proteins co-encoded in one Bacteroidota bacterium genomic window:
- a CDS encoding rhomboid family intramembrane serine protease — MSYYNYRPSPFSNIPLAVKNLLIINGLFFLATMVFDASFRVNLIDVLGLHYWTSSEFKPHQVITHMFMHGGFGHLFSNMFALWMFGATLEHRWGSKRFIFFYLFTALGAAILHQTVTGIEIFRAQGAIDFFTANPTVDNFVAAIKAAGFTPDTTYIGEMRSIFTSGVIENKAEVAEFTQSLNALLVKKSNIPTVGASGAVFGVLIAFALYQPNTELFMFFIPFPIKAKYFVGFYAAMELYLGIQNNPGDSVAHFAHLGGALFGYILVKYWNKSNRNSFY, encoded by the coding sequence ATGAGTTACTACAATTACAGACCAAGCCCTTTTAGCAACATCCCTTTAGCAGTAAAAAACCTGCTGATTATAAACGGCTTGTTTTTTTTGGCAACGATGGTGTTTGATGCCAGCTTTAGGGTAAACCTGATTGATGTATTGGGCTTACATTACTGGACATCGTCTGAGTTTAAACCTCATCAAGTAATCACCCATATGTTTATGCACGGTGGGTTTGGGCACTTGTTCTCAAACATGTTTGCCCTGTGGATGTTTGGTGCCACTTTAGAGCACCGATGGGGTTCTAAACGCTTCATTTTCTTTTACCTGTTTACCGCTTTAGGTGCGGCAATATTGCACCAAACCGTTACCGGAATTGAGATTTTCAGAGCTCAAGGAGCCATTGATTTTTTTACAGCAAACCCTACCGTAGATAACTTTGTAGCAGCAATAAAAGCCGCAGGTTTCACCCCTGATACAACATATATCGGTGAAATGCGGTCTATATTTACGAGTGGTGTTATAGAAAATAAAGCCGAAGTAGCTGAGTTTACCCAATCACTGAATGCACTGTTGGTTAAGAAATCAAATATTCCTACAGTGGGAGCTTCAGGAGCTGTGTTTGGCGTACTTATTGCATTTGCGCTTTACCAACCCAATACTGAACTGTTTATGTTCTTTATTCCGTTTCCTATAAAAGCCAAGTATTTTGTGGGCTTTTATGCGGCAATGGAGTTATATTTGGGTATCCAAAATAATCCCGGAGATAGCGTGGCGCACTTTGCACACCTCGGCGGTGCTTTGTTTGGATATATTTTAGTTAAATACTGGAATAAAAGTAACAGAAACTCGTTTTATTAA
- the accC gene encoding acetyl-CoA carboxylase biotin carboxylase subunit has translation MFKKILIANRGEIALRIIRTCKEMGIKTVAVYSTADRDSLHVRFADEAVCIGPAPSPQSYLSMPNIIAAAEITNADAIHPGYGFLSENAKFSSICRDHGIKFIGASPEMINSMGDKSNAKDTMKKAGVPTIPGSDGLLKDAKEGMKLAKEIGYPVIIKATAGGGGRGMRIIWEDKTFEAAWDSARQEAKAAFGNDGIYLEKYIEEPRHIEIQLAGDQYGKVCHLSERDCSVQRRHQKLIEESPSPFVTPELREKMGAAAIAAGESISYEGVGTVEFLVDKYRNFYFMEMNTRIQVEHPVTEEVINYDLVKEQILIAAGVPISGKNYLPQKHAMECRINAEDPYNNFRPSPGKIINLHKPGGHGVRVDSHIYAGYVIPPNYDSMIAKLIVSAQTREETIVKMERALSEFIIEGIETTIPLQMQIMKDPNFRAGNFTTAFMNDFVIER, from the coding sequence ATGTTTAAAAAGATATTAATAGCTAACCGTGGCGAAATAGCCTTGCGTATTATACGCACCTGTAAAGAAATGGGCATAAAAACCGTTGCGGTATATTCAACTGCCGATAGGGATAGCCTGCACGTGCGCTTTGCCGACGAAGCTGTTTGTATAGGCCCTGCACCCAGCCCGCAAAGTTACCTTAGCATGCCCAATATTATTGCTGCTGCTGAGATAACCAACGCTGATGCAATACACCCCGGCTACGGTTTCCTTTCTGAAAACGCAAAATTCTCAAGCATTTGCCGCGACCACGGTATTAAATTCATTGGGGCATCGCCTGAAATGATTAACTCGATGGGCGATAAATCGAATGCTAAAGATACCATGAAAAAAGCGGGCGTACCTACCATACCCGGTAGCGACGGTTTGCTTAAAGATGCTAAAGAGGGCATGAAACTGGCCAAAGAAATAGGCTACCCCGTAATTATTAAAGCTACTGCCGGTGGTGGTGGACGCGGGATGCGTATTATTTGGGAAGACAAAACCTTTGAAGCTGCATGGGATAGTGCCCGCCAAGAAGCAAAAGCTGCTTTTGGAAACGACGGTATTTATCTTGAAAAATACATTGAAGAACCCCGCCACATTGAAATACAGTTGGCAGGAGACCAATACGGCAAAGTATGTCACCTTAGCGAGCGTGATTGCTCAGTGCAACGCCGCCACCAAAAACTGATTGAAGAATCACCCTCTCCATTTGTTACCCCTGAACTAAGGGAAAAAATGGGTGCTGCGGCTATTGCAGCGGGAGAATCTATCAGCTATGAAGGTGTGGGTACTGTTGAGTTTTTGGTTGACAAATACCGTAACTTCTACTTTATGGAGATGAACACCCGTATTCAGGTGGAACACCCCGTAACAGAAGAGGTAATTAACTACGACTTGGTGAAAGAGCAAATTTTGATTGCTGCCGGTGTACCCATCAGCGGTAAAAACTACTTGCCTCAAAAACACGCCATGGAGTGTCGTATCAATGCGGAAGACCCATACAACAACTTCCGCCCAAGCCCCGGTAAAATCATTAACCTGCACAAACCCGGCGGACACGGTGTACGTGTTGACAGCCACATTTACGCAGGCTATGTAATACCTCCTAACTACGATAGTATGATTGCAAAGCTGATTGTATCAGCACAAACCCGCGAAGAGACTATTGTAAAAATGGAACGCGCACTTAGTGAGTTTATCATTGAAGGTATCGAAACCACCATACCTCTTCAGATGCAGATAATGAAAGACCCTAACTTCCGTGCGGGTAACTTTACCACTGCATTTATGAATGACTTTGTAATAGAACGCTAA
- a CDS encoding ketoacyl-ACP synthase III produces the protein MEKITAAITAVGGYVPPDVLSNFDLEKLVETSDEWIRTRTGISERHILKEPGKATSDMAVGAIHNLLDKRGITPEEIDMVVCCTITGDLIFPATANILCDKIGAKNAWGFDLSAACSGFLYGMEVGSKMVESGKYKKVLVVAGDKMSSIIDYTDRNTCIIFGDGMGAVLLEPSYDGYGVLDSILKSDGSGRQFLHQKAGGSLKPPSHETIDAREHYVYQDGKVVFKFAVTNMADVTHQVITRNNLQPEEIAWLVPHQANLRIIDATAERINLPREKVMTNIQRYGNTTNGTLPLLLWDYEKQLKKGDNLILSTFGGGFTWGSMYVKWAYNG, from the coding sequence ATGGAAAAAATTACCGCAGCTATTACTGCCGTGGGCGGGTATGTTCCCCCCGATGTGCTTTCCAATTTCGATCTTGAAAAATTGGTTGAAACATCTGATGAATGGATACGCACCCGAACCGGCATAAGCGAGCGTCATATTCTTAAAGAACCGGGAAAAGCAACCAGCGACATGGCCGTTGGTGCCATCCATAACTTGCTTGATAAGCGCGGGATTACTCCCGAAGAAATCGACATGGTGGTATGCTGTACAATTACCGGTGATTTAATTTTCCCTGCAACTGCAAACATACTTTGTGATAAAATAGGGGCTAAAAATGCATGGGGCTTTGACCTTAGCGCTGCTTGCTCAGGATTTTTGTACGGTATGGAAGTAGGTAGCAAAATGGTTGAGAGCGGTAAATACAAAAAGGTATTGGTGGTAGCAGGCGACAAGATGTCGTCTATTATTGATTATACCGACCGCAACACCTGCATTATATTTGGCGATGGTATGGGCGCAGTATTACTTGAACCCAGCTACGACGGATACGGTGTATTGGATTCAATCCTTAAATCTGACGGTTCAGGTCGCCAATTCCTGCACCAAAAAGCAGGCGGCTCGCTAAAACCACCCAGCCACGAAACCATTGATGCCCGCGAGCATTATGTGTATCAGGATGGTAAAGTGGTGTTTAAGTTTGCCGTTACCAACATGGCCGATGTTACCCATCAGGTAATTACCCGCAACAACCTGCAACCCGAAGAAATTGCTTGGTTAGTGCCCCATCAGGCCAACCTGCGCATTATAGATGCCACAGCCGAACGTATTAATCTTCCCCGCGAAAAGGTGATGACTAATATCCAACGCTATGGCAACACCACCAACGGTACCTTACCGTTGCTTTTGTGGGATTATGAAAAACAACTTAAAAAAGGAGACAATCTTATCCTAAGCACCTTTGGCGGTGGTTTCACTTGGGGTTCGATGTATGTTAAATGGGCATACAACGGCTGA
- the plsX gene encoding phosphate acyltransferase PlsX: MRIGIDIMGGDYAPLEAIKGCIKAAAELPGTELVLIGDKDAAAPVFEQLGSNISQFNFVHAPETIGMSESPVKAITQKKESSIAIGFGLLKAGQIDAFASAGNTGAMMVGAMYSVKTIEGIMRPAIGTILPKYTGGLGYMLDVGANADCKPDVLFQFGLLGSLYAQHVYKIENPRVALLNLGEEKEKGSIVTQAAYQLMEGTNLYNFVGNAEGRDLFLDTSDVIVCDGFTGNAVLKACESMCYLLTKRGVQDEFLGRFDYENYGGTAILGVNAPVIIGHGISREKAFFNMIKLGRDVAETKLTDKIRTSFSMSV; the protein is encoded by the coding sequence ATGCGGATTGGGATAGATATTATGGGTGGCGACTATGCCCCCCTTGAGGCCATTAAAGGCTGCATAAAAGCTGCTGCCGAACTACCCGGCACAGAATTGGTGTTAATTGGCGATAAAGACGCTGCTGCTCCTGTTTTTGAACAATTGGGCAGCAACATCAGCCAGTTTAATTTTGTACATGCCCCTGAAACCATCGGCATGTCAGAATCACCGGTTAAGGCAATCACCCAAAAGAAAGAGTCTAGCATAGCAATTGGTTTTGGTTTGTTAAAAGCCGGACAGATTGATGCTTTTGCCAGTGCAGGAAACACCGGTGCAATGATGGTGGGTGCTATGTATAGCGTTAAAACCATCGAAGGCATTATGCGCCCTGCAATTGGTACAATACTGCCTAAATACACAGGCGGTTTGGGGTATATGCTTGATGTGGGTGCCAATGCTGATTGCAAGCCCGATGTGCTTTTTCAATTTGGCCTGTTAGGCTCATTATACGCACAACACGTTTATAAAATCGAGAACCCCCGTGTAGCCTTGCTAAACCTTGGCGAAGAAAAAGAAAAGGGGAGCATTGTTACCCAAGCAGCTTACCAGTTAATGGAAGGTACCAACCTTTACAACTTTGTAGGTAATGCTGAAGGTCGCGATTTGTTTTTAGATACATCAGATGTGATTGTGTGTGACGGTTTCACCGGAAACGCAGTGCTTAAAGCTTGCGAATCTATGTGCTACCTGCTTACTAAACGCGGCGTACAAGACGAGTTCTTGGGTCGTTTTGATTATGAAAATTATGGCGGCACCGCCATTTTGGGTGTAAATGCACCCGTTATTATAGGTCATGGTATATCACGCGAAAAAGCATTTTTCAACATGATAAAACTTGGCCGCGATGTTGCCGAAACTAAACTGACAGATAAAATCAGGACATCGTTTTCAATGTCTGTGTAA
- the rpmF gene encoding 50S ribosomal protein L32 yields the protein MAHPKRKISKTRRDKRRTHHKLDSRPIFVDPTTGEASLYHRVNVETGMYKGVKVMKGKNDE from the coding sequence ATGGCACATCCTAAGCGCAAAATTTCGAAAACCCGCAGGGACAAAAGAAGGACACACCATAAATTGGATAGCAGGCCTATTTTTGTAGATCCTACCACCGGCGAAGCATCTTTGTACCACCGTGTAAACGTTGAAACCGGTATGTACAAGGGCGTTAAGGTGATGAAGGGTAAAAACGACGAATAA
- a CDS encoding leucyl aminopeptidase produces MTTATVHKAKSIDNKLPLVIIGTKKTKWEDFGLDKGEIAFVKEKLKGDDKTITVNNLGQLTFIVLEPGMDTDAKNLEKYRQAGAKICTALNANKKEAVTISGDVKNKAVYLAMAEGLALANYQFLKYRKEAEKEKNSLATINIVAEGVKADDAANLNTVVEATCIARTLVNEPQSYLDAVQMAKEFEKLGKDAGIKVEVLTKAKIESLKFGGLLAVNMGSQTPPTFTIMEYKPAKAVNKNPIILVGKGVVYDTGGLSLKPTPNSMDYMKSDMGGAAVAACSIYAAAKMKLPVHIISLIPATDNRPGENAYTPGDVITMHSGLNVEVLNTDAEGRMILADALSYAKKFKPELVMDFATLTGAAAAAIGPQGIVCMGTAPEVTKKALKNSGDNVYERLVEFPFWDEYKDLIKSDIAEIKNIGGPIAGAITAGKFLEYFTDYPWMHFDIAGGAFLHSGDGYRVKNGTGIGVRLVLDYLSNYGSKK; encoded by the coding sequence ATGACTACTGCTACCGTTCACAAAGCAAAAAGCATTGATAATAAGTTACCCCTTGTAATTATTGGTACTAAAAAAACCAAATGGGAAGATTTCGGCCTAGACAAAGGCGAAATAGCATTTGTTAAAGAAAAACTAAAAGGCGACGATAAAACCATAACGGTAAACAACCTTGGTCAACTTACATTTATTGTATTAGAGCCGGGTATGGATACCGATGCTAAGAACTTAGAAAAATACCGCCAGGCAGGTGCAAAAATTTGCACAGCACTAAATGCCAACAAAAAAGAAGCCGTTACTATTTCGGGCGATGTAAAAAACAAAGCCGTGTATTTAGCAATGGCCGAGGGATTGGCACTTGCCAACTACCAGTTTTTGAAATACCGCAAAGAGGCCGAAAAAGAAAAAAACAGCCTTGCTACTATTAATATAGTTGCTGAGGGTGTAAAGGCCGACGATGCTGCCAACCTTAACACCGTTGTTGAGGCTACTTGCATTGCTCGTACTTTGGTAAACGAGCCCCAATCATACCTTGATGCCGTGCAAATGGCAAAAGAGTTTGAAAAACTGGGAAAAGATGCCGGTATAAAAGTAGAAGTACTTACCAAAGCCAAAATAGAATCACTAAAATTTGGTGGTTTGTTAGCTGTAAATATGGGTAGCCAAACTCCGCCCACATTTACTATTATGGAGTACAAACCTGCCAAGGCAGTCAACAAAAACCCGATAATATTAGTAGGTAAAGGTGTTGTGTACGATACAGGCGGTTTAAGCTTGAAACCCACACCTAACAGCATGGACTACATGAAGAGCGATATGGGTGGTGCCGCAGTAGCAGCCTGCTCAATATATGCAGCCGCAAAAATGAAGTTGCCTGTACATATCATATCGTTAATACCTGCTACCGATAACCGCCCCGGCGAAAACGCATACACTCCCGGCGATGTAATAACCATGCACAGTGGTTTGAACGTTGAGGTATTGAATACCGATGCCGAAGGCCGCATGATATTGGCTGATGCACTTTCGTACGCTAAAAAATTCAAGCCAGAATTGGTGATGGATTTTGCTACGCTTACCGGTGCAGCAGCAGCAGCCATTGGCCCACAAGGTATTGTGTGTATGGGTACTGCTCCTGAGGTAACCAAAAAAGCCCTTAAAAACAGCGGTGATAACGTGTACGAGCGTTTGGTAGAGTTTCCGTTTTGGGATGAATACAAAGACCTTATTAAATCAGACATTGCCGAGATTAAAAACATCGGCGGTCCTATAGCCGGTGCCATCACCGCCGGAAAATTCCTTGAGTATTTTACCGATTACCCTTGGATGCACTTTGACATTGCCGGTGGTGCATTTTTGCACAGCGGCGACGGATACCGAGTGAAAAACGGTACCGGTATTGGTGTGCGTTTGGTGCTTGATTATTTAAGCAACTACGGCAGCAAAAAATAA
- a CDS encoding DUF177 domain-containing protein has translation MAAGEKYTIDLLKIKHIADDYRFEVSNRFFESFEGSTIKEGNITVSVSIEKTANTFDTHITAEGTVKVECDRCLNLIDFPVKGELELVVKLIEGHKEDEDEIVYVPMGEGVFNATQHIYDCIYLALPIRKTCEEAGVPEGCDSKVIEKLNRVEYGNDDDGAEDPRWDKLKDLL, from the coding sequence ATGGCTGCCGGAGAAAAATATACGATAGACCTGCTGAAAATAAAGCACATAGCTGATGACTACAGGTTTGAAGTAAGTAATCGTTTTTTTGAGAGTTTTGAGGGGAGTACGATTAAAGAAGGCAACATTACTGTTAGCGTTTCGATTGAAAAAACTGCCAATACTTTCGACACACACATTACTGCCGAAGGAACTGTAAAGGTAGAGTGCGACCGATGCCTTAACCTGATTGATTTTCCGGTGAAGGGTGAACTTGAATTGGTGGTGAAGTTGATAGAGGGGCACAAAGAAGACGAAGACGAAATAGTGTATGTACCAATGGGTGAAGGCGTGTTTAACGCTACCCAGCATATATATGACTGTATTTACTTGGCACTGCCGATACGCAAAACTTGCGAGGAAGCAGGAGTACCCGAAGGGTGCGACAGCAAGGTGATAGAAAAACTTAACCGTGTGGAGTATGGCAACGACGATGACGGAGCCGAAGACCCGCGGTGGGACAAATTGAAAGATTTACTTTAG
- the pdxA gene encoding 4-hydroxythreonine-4-phosphate dehydrogenase PdxA, which produces MSQPQLPKIGITLGDYNGIGVEIILKALADTRLLQYCTPIVFGSVKVISFYRKTLEMNEINFNYIKSADQVNAKRLNLVTCWEEETEIKPGIPTETAGGYAFKSLDAAVKAAKDGLLDAIVTAPIDKNTIQNPDFRFPGHTEYLAEQFGAEQHMMLLVGEELRVGLVTGHVPVKNVSANLSVAKIVEKLHTLRTCLQNDFSIPKPRIAVLALNPHAGDGGLIGDEETTIIAPAIEQAKNEGILAFGPYAADGFFAARQHRKYDAVLAMYHDQGLIPFKYMEKEYGVNFTAGLPIIRTSPDHGTAYDIAGKNRADEGSMRAAIYLALDLLRTRRHENEISQNPLKFMPLKKERFRMEF; this is translated from the coding sequence ATGAGCCAACCCCAACTACCCAAAATAGGCATCACGCTGGGCGATTATAACGGCATAGGTGTTGAAATTATATTAAAAGCCCTTGCCGATACTCGCTTGCTGCAATATTGCACGCCCATAGTTTTTGGTTCGGTTAAGGTAATATCGTTCTATCGCAAAACCCTTGAGATGAACGAGATAAACTTTAACTACATAAAATCGGCCGACCAAGTAAATGCCAAGCGCCTTAACTTGGTTACCTGCTGGGAAGAAGAAACCGAGATAAAACCCGGTATTCCTACAGAAACAGCAGGCGGGTATGCCTTTAAATCATTAGATGCTGCTGTTAAAGCCGCAAAAGATGGTTTGTTGGATGCTATTGTAACTGCCCCCATTGATAAAAATACCATTCAAAACCCCGATTTCCGTTTCCCCGGTCATACTGAATATCTGGCCGAGCAGTTTGGTGCTGAACAGCACATGATGCTATTGGTAGGAGAGGAGCTAAGGGTAGGATTGGTTACGGGGCATGTACCTGTTAAAAACGTTTCGGCCAACTTATCAGTAGCCAAGATTGTAGAAAAACTGCACACCTTGCGCACCTGTTTGCAAAACGATTTTTCGATACCCAAACCGCGTATAGCCGTATTGGCACTTAATCCGCATGCAGGCGACGGAGGTTTGATAGGCGACGAAGAAACCACCATTATAGCACCGGCCATTGAGCAGGCTAAAAACGAAGGCATTTTAGCTTTTGGCCCTTATGCTGCCGATGGTTTTTTTGCAGCCCGCCAGCACCGCAAATACGATGCGGTACTTGCCATGTACCACGACCAAGGACTTATCCCGTTTAAGTACATGGAAAAAGAATACGGAGTGAATTTTACAGCAGGATTACCCATTATTCGTACATCGCCCGACCATGGAACGGCGTACGATATTGCGGGTAAAAACCGCGCTGATGAAGGCTCTATGAGAGCTGCCATATACCTTGCGTTGGATTTATTACGTACACGCCGCCACGAGAATGAAATCAGCCAAAATCCGTTAAAATTTATGCCGCTTAAAAAGGAGCGGTTCCGCATGGAGTTTTAA
- the accB gene encoding acetyl-CoA carboxylase biotin carboxyl carrier protein, producing the protein MELKEIQALIKFVSESGVDEVELEKKDFKLSIKKAAPTILQAPAAQPQIIHAALPAAPVAAPAAPRAEEPAAPAAPAKSGNTITIKSPMIGTFYRSASPDKPAFVNVGDEIAPGKVVCIVEAMKLFNEIESEISGRIVRVLVDNAQPVEYDQPLFEVEPA; encoded by the coding sequence ATGGAATTAAAAGAAATACAAGCCCTTATCAAATTTGTTTCTGAATCAGGAGTTGATGAGGTTGAATTGGAGAAAAAAGATTTTAAACTTTCTATAAAAAAGGCTGCTCCTACTATTTTGCAGGCACCTGCTGCACAGCCTCAAATTATTCATGCTGCTTTGCCGGCTGCACCCGTTGCTGCTCCTGCTGCTCCAAGAGCTGAAGAGCCCGCTGCACCTGCTGCTCCTGCAAAATCAGGCAATACCATCACCATCAAATCACCAATGATAGGTACATTTTACCGTTCAGCATCTCCTGATAAACCTGCGTTTGTAAACGTAGGTGATGAGATTGCTCCTGGTAAAGTAGTGTGTATTGTTGAGGCAATGAAATTGTTCAACGAGATTGAATCAGAAATCTCAGGCCGTATCGTAAGGGTATTGGTGGATAACGCCCAACCTGTAGAGTACGACCAACCTCTATTTGAAGTAGAGCCCGCGTAA
- the mutL gene encoding DNA mismatch repair endonuclease MutL, translating into MSDIISVLPDAIANQIAAGEVVQRPASVVKELMENSVDAGATDIKLIIKEGGSTLIQVIDNGKGMSPTDARLCWERHATSKIRKAEDLFQITSFGFRGEAMASIAAVAHVEMRTRRTDDELATYILMEASEVKKQESVAAPVGTNISVRNLFFNIPARRNFLKSIPVETRHILEEFIRVSMPNPAIGFTLINNDNEVYNLKPGTQAQRIAGLLGIKDPAQLLYDEEDTDLMKTRVFLGQPQWAKKTRGDQFFFVNGRFIKSAYLNHAVTSAYDELIAKDTHPSYVVFMDVPPSKIDINVHPTKTEIKFEDEKYLYQILKSVCRKALGQHLLLPDDTSSAAENDAFNRLISQTVFSDKQPQEPQIKVDRSFNPFGGQTVRQKQNLGKWQEIFAPLAKEESVIPPPDLFKQEQLRTVPEDRPQEFVQGIFQYSGAYLVFTTEKGLFIADQQAAHERVLYEEYARAMDGNGFPSQQLLFPRVVEFLPMDYALLDEVIEQVRLLGFDINPFGNNTFIVNGTPADVKKGEPKELLEGVLQKYKENLQGLKLGPREALMRAMARQSAITRGTVLTAKEATELANQLMNCEVPAYTPAGKPVFITFATPELAKRFE; encoded by the coding sequence ATGAGCGACATAATCAGTGTTTTGCCTGATGCGATAGCCAACCAGATTGCCGCCGGTGAAGTGGTGCAAAGGCCCGCATCGGTAGTGAAGGAGTTGATGGAGAATTCAGTTGATGCAGGAGCCACTGATATTAAGCTGATAATAAAAGAAGGGGGTAGCACACTGATACAAGTGATAGACAACGGAAAGGGCATGAGTCCTACCGATGCCCGCTTGTGTTGGGAACGCCACGCTACCTCAAAAATCCGTAAAGCCGAAGATTTATTTCAAATTACCTCCTTTGGGTTTCGTGGCGAGGCAATGGCCTCCATTGCAGCTGTTGCCCATGTTGAGATGCGCACCCGTCGCACCGATGACGAATTAGCTACCTACATATTGATGGAAGCATCGGAGGTGAAAAAGCAAGAAAGTGTTGCTGCACCCGTTGGTACCAATATCAGCGTTCGCAATTTGTTTTTTAACATCCCTGCAAGGCGCAATTTCTTAAAATCAATCCCGGTAGAAACCCGTCATATATTAGAAGAGTTTATCCGTGTATCCATGCCCAATCCGGCCATTGGCTTCACACTGATAAACAACGATAACGAGGTTTACAACCTGAAACCCGGTACACAAGCGCAACGCATAGCAGGATTGTTGGGGATTAAAGACCCTGCCCAACTGCTATACGATGAAGAAGATACCGATTTGATGAAAACCCGCGTGTTTTTAGGGCAGCCCCAGTGGGCGAAGAAAACCCGCGGCGACCAGTTCTTTTTTGTGAACGGACGCTTTATTAAAAGTGCTTATCTGAACCACGCCGTTACCTCGGCATACGACGAGTTGATAGCCAAAGATACCCATCCCTCGTATGTGGTGTTTATGGATGTGCCCCCGTCAAAAATTGATATCAACGTACACCCTACCAAAACGGAGATAAAGTTTGAGGACGAGAAGTACCTCTATCAGATACTTAAATCGGTTTGCCGCAAGGCATTGGGTCAACATTTGTTATTGCCTGATGATACCTCATCAGCGGCTGAAAACGATGCATTTAACCGTTTAATAAGCCAAACGGTGTTTTCTGATAAGCAGCCGCAAGAACCGCAAATAAAGGTAGATAGAAGTTTCAATCCCTTTGGAGGACAAACAGTCCGTCAAAAACAAAACTTAGGCAAATGGCAAGAAATCTTCGCGCCGCTTGCCAAAGAAGAATCGGTAATACCGCCGCCCGATTTGTTTAAACAAGAGCAACTGCGCACAGTACCTGAAGACCGACCTCAAGAGTTTGTACAGGGTATATTTCAGTATTCAGGGGCATATTTAGTTTTTACTACTGAAAAGGGTCTTTTTATTGCCGACCAACAAGCTGCCCATGAACGTGTGCTGTACGAAGAGTATGCCCGTGCGATGGACGGAAACGGTTTCCCCTCGCAGCAATTATTGTTTCCCCGTGTGGTTGAGTTTTTACCGATGGATTATGCCTTGTTGGATGAAGTAATTGAACAAGTGCGGTTATTAGGGTTTGATATAAACCCGTTCGGTAATAATACATTTATCGTAAACGGAACTCCCGCCGATGTTAAGAAAGGTGAACCCAAAGAATTATTAGAAGGCGTTTTACAAAAGTATAAAGAGAATTTACAAGGCTTGAAACTTGGCCCCCGTGAAGCATTGATGCGCGCTATGGCAAGACAATCAGCCATTACAAGAGGTACTGTGTTGACGGCGAAAGAGGCAACTGAACTTGCTAACCAGTTGATGAATTGCGAAGTGCCTGCATACACACCTGCCGGAAAACCCGTTTTTATTACCTTTGCAACGCCTGAACTGGCAAAAAGATTTGAGTAA